In the genome of Limanda limanda chromosome 15, fLimLim1.1, whole genome shotgun sequence, one region contains:
- the fam83b gene encoding protein FAM83B → MESPEFSMLSSLRGEIKSEDYIQPHYKETYRLAIDRLVSDGRDSYQEFLKGERIGSFLSEDELLFITSNAEQLPPQKNTEEKDEPSDSKSSSGTYWPIHSDVDTPDLDLGWPDVIHEKLQTNIDLLFHPPRQNSPSIKDMIRKRIQEARQVVAIVMDVFTDVDIFKEIVDATVRGVAVYVLLDESHLKCFLTMAENHDVKIQQLRNMRVRTVKGQDYRCRSGAKFHGAMEQKFLLVDCHTAIYGSYSFTWSFEKINLSMVQVITGHLVKMYDEEFRTLYARSTVPANLGLPECSIQHNGPNGQQILPASHSAQKIERRDVLRHTLDTVYRKTCERKLGLRDYEERLLEEEPNHHGPLFENGLGGQNQMSHLQPAEAMNHLKRHSYAGERQDVYTPQNIQPRGSHWNISRETGNRINYPTDNYVPQIYQGQNIYNDSDKNILSIQQNMPTLENTSKSFMRTMRIESYLNNPDAPFGDSFDYLDQFEPMDRAGSFLQGRTRSSFALRPPIPEHMDPNRAAPHTPLHYTSMQWNPTAACENRINKDQFIMKSQSSQILDDNRNIASYGPGRNSYQFPYTSLGRAKGGHMMTNPDILSDSWQKRHSLADPRSDTEYGHESSGHMYGAFGRMPINRSTAGINAQNGAYVSNMNEDQRSVSHYDVKSIKGTKGPSTPNWQESPCRTVSAAALDMKSRDLMAKANSKGSQPFLQKGSKNVQSMLNIPEKKEDSVRNIETLSITSGASTNTLTAEDEVKTSDGFGKLYRNKSSPIRSSSEQQRKWSKDGHPHFTKPQLTTEEHKHSTQVSRPDTTREQKSTVLDKSVKPSLDTGSLTKNRGAEGRLYSRYEPSRSLEKKHPLHGLGSTRSQEKPKSPPKAEADADLSRGTRGHHENKLGKFFHRVGHLLQKNKY, encoded by the exons ATGGAGTCTCCAGAATTTTCCATGCTGTCATCCTTGAGGGGGGAGATTAAATCAGAGGATTATATACAGCCCCACTACAAAGAGACATATCGCCTGGCAATTGATCGCCTGGTGAGTGACGGCAGAGACAGTTACCAGGAGTTTCTCAAGGGAGAGCGGATCGGGAGCTTCCTGTCGGAGGATGAGCTTCTTTTTATCACGTCAAATGCAGAACAGCTCCCACCTCAAAAAAACACGGAGGAAAAAGATGAGCCATCGGACAGCAAATCATCATCTGGGACCTACTGGCCAATCCACTCCGATGTGGACACGCCGGATTTGGATTTAGGGTGGCCAGACGTCATTCATGAAAAACTACAGACAAATATTGATCTGCTCTTTCATCCACCAAGACAAAACAGCCCCAGTATCAAAGACATGATCCGTAAGCGTATTCAGGAAGCAAGACAG GTCGTTGCCATTGTGATGGACGTGTTCACTGATGTTGACATATTCAAAGAGATTGTTGATGCCACTGTGCGAGGAGTTGCAGTTTATGTGCTTTTGGATGAatcacatttgaaatgtttcctcACAATGGCAGAAAATCACGATGTTAAAATCCAACAACTCAGG AACATGAGGGTGCGCACTGTGAAAGGTCAGGATTACCGCTGTCGATCAGGAGCAAAATTTCATGGCGCAATGGAGCAGAAGTTTCTTTTAGTCGACTGCCACACAGCGATTTATGGCTCATACAG cttcACTTGGTCATTTGAGAAGATTAATCTGAGCATGGTACAGGTCATCACAGGCCATCTGGTGAAGATGTACGATGAGGAGTTCCGAACCCTCTATGCCCGGTCGACTGTGCCAGCTAACCTGGGCCTTCCGGAGTGCTCCATCCAACACAACGGGCCAAATGGACAACAGATTTTACCAGCATCTCATTCAGCCCAGAAAATTGAACGGAGGGACGTGCTAAGGCACACACTGGACACGGTCTATCGGAAGACCTGTGAGAGGAAACTGGGACTGAGAGACTATGAGGAGAGGCTCTTAGAAGAGGAACCAAACCACCATGGGCCATTGTTTGAGAATGGGCTCGGTGGTCAGAACCAGATGTCCCATTTGCAGCCTGCAGAGGCGATGAACCATTTGAAAAGGCACAGCTATGCAGGGGAGAGACAAGATGTATATACGCCACAGAACATCCAACCCAGGGGAAGCCACTGGAATATCTCcagggaaacaggaaacagaataaACTATCCCACGGACAATTATGTGCCACAGATATACCAAGGTCAAAACATTTATAATGACAGTGACAAAAACATTCTGTCCATCCAGCAGAATATGCCAACACTGGAGAATACATCAAAGTCATTCATGCGCACAATGCGGATCGAGTCTTACCTCAACAACCCTGACGCCCCATTTGGAGACTCTTTTGACTATTTAGACCAGTTTGAACCAATGGACAGAGCTGGTTCTTTCCTGCAGGGACGAACTAGGTCTTCCTTTGCTTTAAGGCCACCTATACCAGAGCACATGGACCCAAATAGAGCAGCACCACACACTCCTCTGCACTACACATCGATGCAGTGGAATCCAACAGCCGCCTGTGAGAATAGAATAAATAAGGACCAATTCATAATGAAGAGTCAAAGTTCACAGATTTTGGATGACAATCGCAATATTGCAAGCTATGGTCCAGGAAGGAACTCTTACCAATTTCCTTATACCAGTTTAGGCCGAGCTAAAGGTGGACATATGATGACAAACCCTGACATCCTGTCAGACAGTTGGCAAAAAAGGCATAGCCTGGCAGATCCGAGATCAGACACAGAGTACGGACATGAGTCATCAGGTCACATGTACGGAGCTTTTGGAAGGATGCCCATTAATAGGAGCACAGCAGGGATCAATGCTCAGAATGGTGCATATGTGTCAAATATGAATGAAGATCAAAGATCTGTCTCTCATTATGATGTCAAGAGTATCAAAGGTACAAAGGGCCCCAGTACCCCCAACTGGCAGGAATCACCATGTAGGactgtgtctgcagcagcactGGATATGAAAAGCAGGGATTTGATGGCTAAAGCAAACAGCAAGGGCTCTCAACCTTTTCTCCAGAAGGGCTCCAAGAACGTGCAATCTATGCTGAACATaccagagaaaaaagaagattcAGTCAGGAACATTGAAACGTTGAGTATCACCTCAGGTGCAAGTACAAACACTTTAACAGCCGAGGATGAGGTGAAAACATCCGATGGATTTGGGAAACTATACAGAAACAAATCGAGCCCAATCAGGTCTTCCTCAGAGCAGCAAAGGAAGTGGTCAAAGGACGGACATCCTCACTTTACGAAACCTCAGCTGACGACTGAGGAGCACAAACATTCCACGCAGGTCTCTCGCCCCGATACAACCAGAGAGCAGAAATCCACTGTTCTGGACAAAAGTGTGAAGCCCAGCCTTGACACAGGCAGCTTGACaaaaaacagaggagcagaaggtCGCCTGTATAGCAGGTATGAGCCGTCCCGCTCATTAGAAAAGAAACACCCTCTGCACGGCCTTGGAAGCACACGTTCCCAGGAGAAACCCAAAAGCCCTCCTAAAGCTGAGGCAGATGCCGACCTCAGCCGGGGTACACGAGGACACCATGAAAATAAGCTGGGGAAATTTTTTCATAGAGTGGGGCATCTCCTACAAAAGAACAAATACTGA